The Propionibacterium freudenreichii subsp. freudenreichii genome contains a region encoding:
- a CDS encoding thiamine pyrophosphate-dependent enzyme yields MDSDDPTQPLQLLTPDGTLVDNPRFPWEGSDEDLVDMLRQMTTARRFDVEGAALQRHGELGLWAPLSGQEAYQAAVTQVMKPQDMVFGTYREQSIALQKGVPLGDILAVWRGSSLSRWIASDAQVAPYYMIIGAQPLHAVGYAMGVARDKAKHPTDPANDAVTLTIYGDGASSQGDVNEALVYAASQQAPVVFLNVNNQWAISEPSSVQTRIPLYQRAMGFGIPGIRVDGNDPLACHAVLNWAFDEVRSGSGPVLVEAVTYRMGPHTTSDDPTKYRSSQVTEEWKAKDPIERLRSYLLERGLIDYAWTEKLNADLDTFGALVRDTCRALPNTPMSEVFDAVTADPGLYLSEQRADCLDWLATPPSEGAAE; encoded by the coding sequence ATGGATTCCGATGACCCGACGCAGCCCCTGCAGCTGCTGACACCTGACGGCACGCTCGTCGACAATCCACGGTTCCCCTGGGAGGGCAGCGACGAGGATCTCGTCGACATGCTGCGCCAGATGACCACCGCCCGCCGTTTCGACGTCGAGGGCGCGGCCCTGCAGCGTCACGGCGAACTCGGCCTGTGGGCGCCCCTGTCGGGCCAGGAGGCCTACCAGGCCGCCGTCACCCAGGTGATGAAGCCCCAGGACATGGTGTTCGGCACCTACCGCGAGCAGTCGATCGCCCTGCAGAAGGGCGTGCCGCTGGGTGACATCCTGGCCGTGTGGCGCGGGTCGAGCCTGTCTCGCTGGATCGCCAGCGACGCCCAGGTGGCGCCCTATTACATGATCATCGGCGCCCAGCCGCTGCATGCGGTGGGCTATGCGATGGGAGTGGCCCGCGACAAGGCCAAGCACCCCACCGACCCGGCGAACGATGCCGTGACGCTGACCATCTACGGCGATGGCGCGTCCAGCCAGGGCGATGTGAACGAGGCGCTGGTCTATGCCGCCTCGCAGCAGGCGCCGGTCGTCTTCCTCAACGTGAACAACCAGTGGGCCATCAGCGAGCCGTCCAGCGTGCAGACGCGCATCCCGCTCTACCAGCGGGCGATGGGCTTCGGCATCCCCGGCATCCGGGTGGACGGAAACGACCCGCTGGCCTGCCACGCGGTGCTCAACTGGGCCTTCGACGAGGTGCGCTCGGGTTCCGGGCCGGTGCTCGTGGAAGCCGTCACCTATCGCATGGGCCCCCACACCACCAGCGACGATCCCACCAAGTACCGCTCGTCGCAGGTCACCGAGGAGTGGAAGGCCAAGGACCCGATCGAGCGCCTGCGCAGTTATCTGCTGGAGCGCGGCCTGATCGACTATGCGTGGACCGAGAAGCTCAACGCCGACCTCGACACCTTCGGTGCGCTGGTGCGCGACACCTGTCGGGCGCTGCCGAACACCCCGATGTCGGAGGTCTTCGACGCCGTCACCGCGGATCCGGGTCTCTATCTGAGCGAGCAGCGGGCCGACTGCCTCGACTGGCTCGCCACCCCGCCCAGCGAAGGAGCAGCAGAATGA
- a CDS encoding cell division protein CrgA, with translation MPESQSRKKAQQKKAAKNKQAAATKSAKNREAVNVSSRAWVPWVFVPMGLLGVIWLVVYYIGGQQIPLMYALSNWNFVIGLGLIAGSFFVATLWK, from the coding sequence GTGCCGGAGTCACAGTCCCGCAAGAAGGCCCAGCAGAAGAAGGCCGCCAAGAACAAGCAGGCAGCCGCCACCAAGAGCGCCAAGAACCGCGAGGCCGTCAACGTCTCCAGCCGCGCCTGGGTGCCGTGGGTCTTCGTGCCGATGGGCCTGCTCGGAGTGATCTGGCTGGTGGTCTACTACATCGGCGGTCAGCAGATCCCGCTGATGTACGCCCTGAGCAACTGGAACTTCGTCATCGGGCTCGGCCTGATCGCAGGCAGCTTCTTCGTCGCCACGCTGTGGAAGTAG
- a CDS encoding DUF4862 family protein yields MPDYEQIIPRILTGAGTGDRRPSAAPAKARVVGAYLSQPLEQVKRPAYAHAVLQLPGVTGLEIPLCTTMARDDAKWLMDVLPPGARNIATLMGACDEAAADDPAFGLASTDPAGRNRALDLLQQARHSIARMTERGQHVLALEVHSSPTHRDNVDGTSQEFAASLAQAADWDWGETALVVEHCDAARSSGGASKGFLTLDEEIDAVETVRALSPRTPVMMSINWGRSAIDTRNAGGPLTQIDRLRRHGLLAGVILSGASDRASSYGAPWTDAQLPAAAPDGSGEASSLLTPQRAVEAMERAGDHLLFDGVTFAIMPQWTPSQERLRYVRGLLSVMPRGHLSVAF; encoded by the coding sequence ATGCCCGATTACGAGCAGATCATTCCAAGAATCCTGACCGGTGCCGGCACCGGCGACCGGCGTCCATCGGCTGCGCCTGCCAAGGCGCGCGTGGTGGGGGCCTATCTCAGCCAGCCCCTGGAACAGGTGAAACGCCCCGCCTATGCGCACGCGGTGCTGCAGCTGCCGGGTGTCACCGGCCTGGAGATTCCCCTGTGCACCACCATGGCCCGCGACGACGCGAAGTGGCTCATGGACGTGCTCCCACCCGGCGCGCGCAATATCGCCACCCTGATGGGTGCCTGCGACGAGGCGGCCGCCGACGACCCCGCCTTCGGCCTGGCCTCCACCGACCCGGCCGGACGCAACCGCGCGCTCGACCTGCTGCAGCAGGCGCGCCACAGCATCGCCCGGATGACCGAGCGGGGCCAGCACGTGCTGGCGCTCGAAGTGCACTCCAGTCCCACCCACCGCGACAATGTCGACGGAACCAGCCAGGAGTTCGCGGCATCGTTGGCCCAGGCCGCCGACTGGGACTGGGGCGAGACCGCATTGGTGGTGGAGCACTGCGATGCCGCACGCAGCTCGGGCGGCGCGTCGAAGGGCTTCCTGACCCTCGACGAGGAGATCGACGCCGTCGAGACAGTGCGGGCCCTGTCGCCACGCACCCCGGTGATGATGTCGATCAACTGGGGACGCTCCGCGATCGACACCCGCAACGCCGGCGGCCCGCTCACCCAGATCGACCGGCTGCGCCGCCACGGCCTGCTCGCCGGCGTGATCCTGTCGGGCGCCTCCGACAGGGCCTCGTCGTACGGCGCCCCGTGGACGGATGCGCAACTGCCCGCCGCAGCACCCGACGGCAGCGGCGAGGCCTCGTCGCTGCTCACCCCGCAACGGGCCGTCGAGGCGATGGAACGCGCCGGTGACCACCTGCTGTTCGACGGCGTCACCTTCGCGATCATGCCGCAGTGGACGCCCAGCCAGGAACGCCTGCGCTATGTGCGCGGACTGTTGTCGGTGATGCCCCGCGGACACCTGTCCGTGGCCTTCTGA
- a CDS encoding anthranilate synthase component II translates to MARILVIDNYDSFVYNLVQYLAQLGARVEVWRNDDARFATPGWANGFDGILLSPGPGTPEDAGVCVEVARTLGEQMPVFGVCLGLQAMAVAFGGRVVRAPEPRHGKMSMISHDGQGVFDGLPDPLEVTRYHSLAVEPGSVPDVLDVTATSLDDQVIMALRHRELPVESVQFHPESVMTSNGYQLLANWLAACGDLGAPERAQGLSPLMTAVAGQ, encoded by the coding sequence ATGGCGCGGATTCTTGTCATCGACAACTACGACTCGTTCGTCTACAACCTGGTGCAGTACCTTGCCCAGCTGGGCGCCCGCGTCGAGGTCTGGCGCAACGACGATGCGCGCTTCGCCACCCCGGGGTGGGCGAACGGCTTCGATGGCATCCTGCTGTCTCCCGGCCCCGGCACTCCCGAGGACGCCGGCGTCTGCGTCGAGGTGGCACGCACGTTGGGCGAGCAGATGCCCGTGTTCGGGGTGTGCCTTGGCCTGCAGGCGATGGCGGTGGCCTTTGGCGGACGCGTGGTGCGCGCTCCCGAGCCGCGCCACGGCAAGATGAGCATGATCTCCCACGACGGGCAGGGCGTGTTCGACGGGCTGCCTGATCCGTTGGAGGTCACCCGCTACCACTCGCTGGCCGTCGAGCCCGGATCAGTGCCCGATGTGCTCGACGTGACCGCCACTTCGCTCGACGACCAGGTGATCATGGCGCTGCGGCATCGCGAGTTGCCCGTGGAGTCGGTGCAGTTCCATCCGGAATCGGTGATGACCAGCAATGGCTACCAGCTGCTGGCGAATTGGCTGGCGGCATGCGGCGACCTGGGGGCTCCTGAGCGTGCCCAGGGCCTGAGCCCGTTGATGACGGCGGTTGCCGGACAGTAG
- a CDS encoding aldo/keto reductase, with amino-acid sequence MESANEMEHTMRHLQISGVSVPAIGIGTWHMGGSPARFDAECDALRAGIDAGARVIDTAEMYGSGASESMVGTAIKGLDRSELFIITKVLPNNASRKQMEHSLDASLARLGTDYADLYLLHWRGEVPLEQTVEEMQRLWHSGKIKSWGVSNFDLADMEELAALPHGNHVAANEDLYNLSSRGIEFELIGWQRSLDIPLIAYSPLGASGGERGAQEMRASPAVNKVAETHGVTPSQVLLAWVIRNGHTLAIPQTSNEDHMRDNIAAANLTLTDDDLTLLDQAFPPPRHKMPLDIL; translated from the coding sequence ATGGAGTCAGCCAACGAGATGGAGCACACGATGAGGCATCTGCAGATTTCTGGCGTATCCGTGCCGGCCATCGGCATCGGCACCTGGCACATGGGTGGCAGCCCGGCGCGCTTCGACGCCGAATGCGACGCCCTGCGCGCCGGCATCGACGCTGGCGCGCGGGTGATCGACACCGCCGAGATGTACGGCTCGGGAGCCTCTGAATCAATGGTGGGCACGGCCATCAAGGGCCTTGACCGCTCCGAGCTGTTCATCATCACCAAGGTGCTGCCGAACAACGCGTCCCGCAAGCAGATGGAACACAGCCTGGACGCGAGCCTGGCCCGCCTGGGCACCGACTACGCCGACCTGTACCTGTTGCACTGGCGCGGCGAGGTGCCGCTGGAACAGACCGTCGAGGAAATGCAGCGGCTGTGGCACAGCGGCAAGATCAAGTCGTGGGGCGTGTCCAACTTCGACCTTGCCGACATGGAGGAGCTGGCCGCCCTGCCCCATGGCAACCATGTGGCTGCCAACGAAGACCTGTACAACCTGTCGAGCCGGGGCATCGAGTTCGAGCTGATCGGCTGGCAGCGCTCGCTGGACATCCCACTGATCGCCTACAGCCCGCTGGGAGCCTCCGGCGGCGAACGCGGCGCGCAGGAGATGCGCGCGAGCCCGGCCGTGAACAAGGTAGCCGAGACCCATGGGGTGACGCCGTCGCAGGTGCTACTGGCCTGGGTGATCCGCAACGGCCACACCCTGGCGATCCCGCAGACCTCGAACGAGGATCACATGCGCGACAACATCGCCGCCGCCAACCTCACGCTGACCGACGACGACCTGACGCTGCTCGATCAGGCGTTCCCGCCGCCCCGCCACAAGATGCCGCTCGACATCCTGTGA
- the lysS gene encoding lysine--tRNA ligase has product MRIRAEKRQRFLDEGKQAYPVDLRRDHTLAEVRATWGHLAAGEETQDEVTIGGRVIFIRNSGKLCFATLQDGFTPDQDAERLQIMLSKAEVGDESLAAWKADVDLGDFVWVRGRVIASKRGELSVMASEWKLASKALRPLPTLHNDLSEEARVRQRYNDLIVRPAARTMVRQRALITRKIRETLEEQGYLEVETPVLQSVHGGAAARPFTTHLNAFDIDMYLRIALELHLKRVMVGGADRVYEMGRVFRNEGVDSSHSPEFTMLEAYQSWGDQFTIAETLKSIIMKVAEALDIFEIPTDQGVIDLKGEWIWLPVYEGLSGEVGEEITTKTPVEHLRHIADAHKVDYDASWIDQKMVLHLFEELVEKGLTQPTFVCDFPEIAQPLARRHRSKPGCIEAWDLIIGGMERGTGFSELIDPVIQREILTRQSLAAAAGDPEAMQLDEDFLNALEQGCPPMGGLGLGVDRLVMLFTGAGIRETILFPLLRPLN; this is encoded by the coding sequence ATGCGCATCCGCGCCGAGAAGCGCCAGCGCTTCCTCGACGAGGGCAAGCAGGCCTACCCGGTTGACCTGCGTCGCGACCACACGCTGGCCGAGGTGCGCGCCACCTGGGGCCACCTGGCCGCCGGCGAGGAGACCCAGGACGAGGTGACCATCGGCGGGCGGGTGATCTTCATCCGCAATTCCGGCAAGCTGTGCTTCGCCACGCTCCAGGACGGCTTCACTCCCGACCAGGACGCCGAGCGCTTGCAGATCATGCTGTCGAAGGCCGAGGTCGGCGACGAATCGCTGGCCGCCTGGAAGGCCGACGTCGACCTGGGCGATTTCGTGTGGGTGCGCGGACGCGTCATTGCGTCCAAGCGCGGCGAACTGTCGGTGATGGCCAGCGAATGGAAGCTCGCCAGCAAGGCGCTGCGCCCGCTGCCCACCCTGCACAACGACCTGTCGGAGGAGGCGCGCGTCCGGCAGCGCTACAACGACCTGATCGTGCGTCCGGCGGCGCGCACGATGGTGCGCCAGCGGGCGTTGATCACCCGCAAGATCCGCGAGACGCTCGAGGAGCAGGGCTATCTCGAGGTGGAGACGCCGGTGCTGCAGTCGGTGCACGGCGGCGCGGCGGCGCGTCCGTTTACCACGCACCTGAACGCCTTCGACATCGACATGTACCTGCGCATCGCCCTCGAGCTGCACCTCAAGCGCGTCATGGTGGGCGGGGCCGACCGCGTCTATGAGATGGGTCGCGTGTTCCGCAACGAGGGCGTCGACTCGTCGCACAGCCCCGAGTTCACGATGCTGGAGGCCTACCAGAGCTGGGGCGACCAGTTCACGATCGCCGAGACGCTCAAGTCGATCATCATGAAGGTGGCCGAGGCACTCGACATCTTCGAGATCCCCACCGATCAGGGCGTCATCGACCTGAAGGGCGAATGGATCTGGCTGCCGGTCTATGAGGGGCTGTCGGGCGAGGTTGGTGAGGAGATCACCACCAAGACCCCGGTGGAACACCTGCGACACATCGCCGACGCCCACAAGGTGGACTATGACGCGTCATGGATTGACCAGAAGATGGTGCTGCACCTGTTCGAGGAGCTGGTAGAGAAGGGCCTGACCCAGCCGACCTTCGTGTGTGACTTCCCCGAGATCGCCCAGCCGCTGGCGCGTCGCCATCGCTCCAAGCCGGGCTGCATCGAAGCCTGGGACCTGATCATCGGCGGCATGGAACGCGGCACCGGTTTCTCGGAGCTGATCGATCCGGTGATCCAGCGCGAGATCCTCACCCGGCAGTCGCTGGCGGCGGCTGCCGGTGATCCCGAGGCCATGCAGCTCGACGAGGACTTCCTCAACGCGCTGGAGCAGGGCTGCCCGCCCATGGGTGGGCTCGGCCTGGGCGTCGACCGGCTGGTGATGCTGTTCACCGGCGCCGGCATCCGCGAGACCATCCTGTTCCCGTTGCTGCGCCCGTTGAACTGA
- a CDS encoding DUF881 domain-containing protein, with product MADKKPGRGRKITRRMATVLVGALAGLLFVAAATTSHGSDLRPTRQQDMADLVAAQAAHNSRARSTASALQSQVNELSNHDAEAAGVASASMASAEAAAGLTAVRGPVVQVTLTDAPLDENPAGVDPDMLVVHQQDIQQVVDALWAGGAEAMTIQGIRVISTTGVKCVGNTVILNGVPYSPPYVVAAIGDQQALEQSLAASRNVQIYKQYVLAYRLGYDQKRIADVTMPGYAGSVQLNQATPVR from the coding sequence ATGGCTGACAAGAAGCCGGGGCGTGGACGGAAAATCACCCGCAGGATGGCCACCGTGCTGGTCGGCGCCCTGGCCGGGCTGCTGTTCGTGGCCGCGGCCACCACCTCGCACGGATCTGACCTGCGGCCCACCCGCCAGCAGGACATGGCCGATCTGGTGGCCGCCCAGGCCGCCCACAATTCACGGGCGAGGTCAACCGCCTCGGCCCTGCAGTCCCAGGTCAACGAGCTGTCCAACCATGACGCCGAGGCGGCGGGGGTGGCGTCGGCCTCGATGGCCTCGGCGGAGGCTGCGGCCGGACTGACGGCGGTGCGTGGGCCGGTGGTGCAGGTGACGCTCACCGATGCCCCGCTCGACGAGAACCCGGCCGGGGTCGATCCCGACATGTTGGTGGTGCACCAACAGGACATCCAGCAGGTGGTGGATGCCTTGTGGGCCGGCGGTGCCGAGGCCATGACCATCCAGGGCATCCGGGTGATCTCGACCACCGGCGTGAAATGCGTCGGCAATACCGTGATCCTCAATGGCGTGCCCTATTCGCCGCCCTATGTGGTGGCTGCGATCGGTGACCAGCAGGCGCTTGAGCAGTCGCTGGCGGCGTCGCGCAATGTGCAGATCTACAAGCAGTACGTGCTCGCCTACCGGTTGGGATACGACCAGAAGCGCATCGCCGACGTGACCATGCCCGGCTATGCCGGTTCGGTGCAGCTGAACCAGGCCACCCCGGTGCGCTAG
- a CDS encoding alpha-ketoacid dehydrogenase subunit beta — MTTLTLAKGLNQGLHDAMDEDPQVLMMGEDIGKLGGVFRITEGLLDDFGADRVIDTPLAEAGIIGTAIGLALRGYRPVCEIQFDGFVYPGIDQIINQLARYRSRTHGRQSLPVVVRIPFGGGIGSPEHHSESPESHFVHTPGLHVVACSNPHDAYWMIRQSIACPDPVIFFEPKRRYYAKGEVDTSAPDLPLFSARIVRPGADLTLLTYGPMVQTCLDAARVASAEGRDVQVIDLRSLSPFDMATIRDALKRTRRAIVVHEAHRTLGPGAELAARLDEELWGELDAPVLRVTGYDTVYPPSRSEKGYLPDAERVLDAVDKSFDY, encoded by the coding sequence ATGACCACACTCACGCTGGCGAAGGGTCTCAACCAGGGCCTGCACGATGCCATGGACGAAGATCCCCAGGTGCTCATGATGGGCGAGGACATCGGCAAGCTTGGTGGTGTCTTCCGCATCACCGAGGGCCTGCTCGACGACTTCGGTGCCGACCGGGTGATTGACACCCCGTTGGCCGAGGCGGGCATCATCGGCACCGCGATCGGCTTGGCGTTGCGCGGCTATCGTCCGGTCTGCGAGATCCAGTTCGACGGCTTCGTCTACCCGGGCATCGACCAGATCATCAACCAGCTGGCCCGCTACCGCTCGCGCACCCACGGACGCCAGAGCCTGCCGGTGGTCGTGCGCATTCCCTTCGGCGGCGGCATCGGCTCACCCGAGCACCACTCCGAATCGCCCGAATCGCATTTCGTACACACTCCGGGCCTGCACGTGGTGGCCTGTTCCAACCCGCATGACGCCTATTGGATGATCCGCCAGTCGATCGCCTGCCCCGATCCGGTGATCTTCTTCGAGCCGAAGCGCCGCTATTACGCCAAGGGCGAGGTGGATACGTCGGCCCCTGACCTGCCGCTGTTCTCGGCGCGCATCGTGCGTCCCGGTGCCGACCTCACGCTGCTCACCTACGGCCCGATGGTGCAGACCTGCCTCGACGCGGCCCGCGTGGCCTCCGCCGAGGGACGCGATGTGCAGGTGATCGACCTGCGCAGCCTGTCGCCGTTCGACATGGCCACTATCCGTGACGCCCTGAAGCGCACCCGGCGCGCGATCGTCGTGCACGAGGCCCACCGCACGCTCGGGCCCGGCGCCGAGTTGGCCGCCCGGCTCGACGAGGAGTTGTGGGGGGAATTGGACGCCCCCGTGCTGCGCGTCACCGGTTATGACACCGTGTATCCCCCCTCGCGCAGCGAGAAGGGCTACCTGCCCGATGCCGAGCGGGTGCTCGACGCCGTCGACAAGTCATTCGACTACTGA
- a CDS encoding class I SAM-dependent methyltransferase: MSEFPHQEHPSDQFPGGPDEPTTSSPESVTEFWEERYAGPEHVWSALPNHTFVQVVASLTPGRSLDLGCGEGADAIWLATQGWQATGYDISQTAIGRAQQAAAEKNVADTTHFEAVNLDEWSQAPLPDDQGRGQYNLITASFLQSPVALDRIRILQRAARLLVRGGHLLMVTHAAPPSWAPPEMASQGDFPKPEEDLKALDPDPRFFEVKLAETRRRPATDPTGKPATMNDAVILIQRIR; the protein is encoded by the coding sequence ATGAGCGAGTTCCCCCACCAGGAACATCCGTCAGACCAGTTTCCCGGAGGCCCCGACGAGCCCACAACCAGTTCTCCGGAATCCGTCACGGAGTTCTGGGAAGAGCGCTACGCGGGGCCCGAGCACGTCTGGTCAGCGCTGCCGAACCACACCTTCGTGCAGGTTGTGGCGAGCCTGACGCCAGGACGCTCCCTCGACCTGGGCTGCGGCGAGGGCGCCGACGCCATCTGGCTGGCCACCCAGGGCTGGCAGGCCACCGGCTATGACATCTCACAGACCGCGATCGGACGGGCACAGCAGGCCGCCGCCGAGAAGAACGTGGCCGACACGACGCACTTCGAGGCCGTCAACCTCGACGAATGGTCGCAGGCGCCCCTGCCTGATGACCAGGGCCGCGGCCAGTACAACCTGATCACTGCCAGCTTCCTGCAGTCACCGGTGGCCCTCGACCGCATTCGCATCCTGCAGCGCGCCGCCCGCCTGCTGGTGCGCGGTGGACACCTGCTGATGGTCACCCATGCGGCTCCCCCGTCGTGGGCTCCCCCGGAGATGGCCAGCCAGGGTGACTTCCCCAAGCCCGAGGAGGACCTCAAGGCGCTGGATCCCGATCCGCGCTTCTTCGAGGTGAAGCTTGCCGAGACGCGGCGTCGTCCCGCCACCGATCCCACCGGGAAGCCGGCCACGATGAATGATGCGGTGATCCTGATCCAGCGGATTCGCTAG
- a CDS encoding dihydrolipoamide acetyltransferase family protein, translated as MPEYNMPDPGEGLTEADIVEWHVKVGDQVKVNDNLLDIETAKSLVELPSPFAGKVTKIYAEAGTTVAVGAPIVFIDDGTGPAPEHDGGAPAQGAEPGAQSSPAQASSAQSSSNQSGPAQSSAPAPAAQGPAKAAPAAARPDADEASAQRDLDGGMTGERLLSLDELPASKPTQQTVRQMLVGYGPADESTPSSTERRRRAHQVSRRGANERALRDEEIPVDTVRRLTARNVVHSRTSKVHTTAWVSTDVSGTMELVANLRKRREFKDLHVTALLVWCKAVCLAMRNNPMLNASWEDGSERIILHHDVNIGIAADTPRGLMVPVIKQAQNRDLLSMADELTRLVNLAKAGTLQPSDYRDGTFTITNVGGLGLDAGTPIINGSESAILAMGAITRQPWVVGQGDDEKIVPRWVTTLSISFDHRLIDGAIASRFLRDLAALVRDPAMAMAY; from the coding sequence ATGCCCGAATACAACATGCCCGACCCGGGCGAGGGCCTCACCGAGGCCGACATCGTCGAATGGCACGTGAAGGTCGGCGACCAGGTGAAGGTCAACGACAACCTGCTCGACATCGAGACCGCCAAGTCGCTGGTCGAGCTGCCGTCGCCGTTCGCCGGCAAGGTGACCAAGATCTATGCCGAGGCGGGCACCACCGTGGCGGTGGGTGCGCCGATCGTCTTCATCGACGACGGCACCGGCCCCGCCCCCGAGCATGACGGCGGTGCGCCCGCGCAGGGTGCCGAGCCGGGCGCCCAGTCCAGTCCAGCCCAGGCCAGTTCAGCCCAGTCCAGCTCGAACCAGTCCGGCCCGGCCCAGTCCAGCGCCCCTGCGCCGGCCGCCCAGGGTCCGGCCAAGGCGGCACCTGCCGCGGCGCGTCCCGATGCCGACGAGGCGTCGGCCCAGCGCGACTTGGACGGCGGCATGACCGGTGAGCGGCTGTTGTCGCTCGATGAGCTTCCGGCGTCGAAGCCGACCCAGCAGACCGTGCGCCAGATGTTGGTCGGCTACGGTCCCGCCGACGAGTCCACGCCCAGCTCCACCGAGCGTCGTCGGCGTGCCCACCAGGTGAGCCGCCGTGGTGCCAACGAGCGTGCCCTGCGCGACGAGGAGATCCCCGTCGACACGGTGCGACGCCTCACCGCGCGCAATGTGGTGCATTCGCGCACGTCCAAGGTGCACACCACCGCATGGGTGAGCACGGATGTGAGCGGCACGATGGAGCTGGTGGCCAACCTGCGCAAGCGCCGCGAGTTTAAGGACCTGCATGTCACCGCCCTGCTGGTGTGGTGCAAGGCGGTCTGCCTGGCCATGCGCAACAATCCCATGCTCAATGCCAGCTGGGAGGACGGCTCGGAGCGCATCATCCTGCACCACGACGTGAACATCGGCATCGCCGCTGACACGCCGCGTGGCCTCATGGTGCCGGTGATCAAGCAGGCGCAGAACCGCGACCTGCTGTCGATGGCCGACGAGCTGACCCGCCTGGTCAACCTGGCCAAGGCCGGCACGCTGCAACCCAGCGACTACCGCGACGGCACCTTCACCATCACCAACGTGGGAGGCCTTGGGCTGGACGCGGGCACCCCGATCATCAATGGCTCCGAGAGCGCGATCCTGGCGATGGGTGCGATCACCCGGCAGCCCTGGGTCGTGGGTCAGGGCGACGACGAGAAGATCGTGCCGCGCTGGGTCACCACATTGTCGATCTCGTTCGACCATCGCCTGATCGACGGGGCGATCGCCTCGCGGTTCCTGCGCGACCTTGCCGCGCTGGTGCGCGACCCCGCGATGGCCATGGCGTATTAG